The DNA sequence TATTTATATGGGTTTTGACCGGCAGGCGGCAGGGGCGGATCAATTCCAGTTCGTGGAAAAGATCCCCTGGATCCATCTTAGCCTGGGCAACCTGGGAAAGCTGGAGATCGATTATTTCCTTGGGATAGACGGTCTAAGCGCCCCCTTGCTCATTCTTTCGGCCATTGTCATGGTGGCGGCCGCCATTTCATCCTGGGAGATCAAGGATAACCTGAAAGGCTATTTTACCCTGTTCCTTTTAATGGATGCGGCGATTATGGGCGTGTTCTGCGCGCTTGATTTTTTCCTGTTTTACGTGTTTTACGAACTCATGCTGCTTCCTCTTTACTTTCTGATAGGCATGTGGGGCGGGCCGCGACGAGAATATGCGGCGCTTAAATTCTTCCTGTATACGCTTTTTGGTTCGGTATTCATGCTGTTGGTGATCGTGGGGCTGTACTTTTCGGTAAAGGATCCTGTGAGCGGCGCCTATACCTTCAATATGCTGCACATGATGAACGCGGCCAATTTTGTAGAAGGGGCCGTTTTCAGCCCGGATGCCGTACATACTATTCTTGGAGTGCCTGCCCGTCTGCTTGGATTTGCCGTTATTTTTATCGCCTTTGCCATTAAGGTGCCGGTGGTACCTTTTCACACCTGGCTGCCTGATGCCCACGTGGAAGCGCCGACTCCCATTTCCATTATCCTTGCCGGCCTTCTCCTGAAGATAGGAGGCTATGGTATCCTGAGGCTCTGCTTTGGCATATTTCCGGACGCGGCCGTGCATTTCAGCTGGTTTATCGGGATGCTGGGCGTGATCTCTATTTTGTACGGTGCCCTGAATGCATTGGCAATGAAGGACCTGAAAAAGATGATCGCCTATTCTTCGGTGTCGCATATGGGATTTGTACTGTTGGGTTTCGCCTCCTTTACCACGGAAGGTACCTCGGGCGCGGTGCTGCAGATGGTGAGCCACGGTATTCTTTCCACCATGCTGTTCTTCCTGGTGGGCGTGATCTATAACCGGGTACACGACCGCTTTATACCTAATTTCAGGGGATTGGCAACGCATATGCCTAGTTACACCGCCTTTGTGATGATCGCTTTTTTCGCCTCCCTGGGGCTTCCCGGTTTTTCCGCTTTTATCGCTGAAGCCTTTACCCTGATCGGGACGTTTAATTCCGAAAGTGTGAATGACCTGCTTCCCCGCTGGATGGCTATCGCGGGATCCCTGGGAATATTGCTGAGCGCCGCTTATTTCCTCTGGACGCTTCAACGCATGTTCTTTGGCACCACCCGTTTCAAGGGCGGTCCGGCATGGAGTACACAGCTGGCCGACCTGCGGCCCTCGGAATGGGCTTTGCTGCTGCCGATGGCGCTGCTTTCTCTGACGCTGGGAATTTTCCCCTCGCTCTTTTTTGATCTCAGTAACGCTACCCTGGCCGCTATGGTACAGGAGCTTTATGAAACCGGCCTGCAGCAGCTTAATACCCTTCAATATTAGTCGAATGAAGGAATTGCTTCCCTATATCAATAAAAGCGTGGAAGAAGTGCTGGGCAGCCTTAGCTTCTTCCTGCCTGAACTGCTGCTGGGAGTGTTGTTTCTTTTGCTTATCCTTATTGACCTGTTCTTGGGGAAAAAGTTCAAGAACAGCTCTCCGCTGATCGCTTTCGCGGGAATTCTGATAATCACTTTGCTTACCCTGCCGCAGTTTGAACATGCCGGT is a window from the Anseongella ginsenosidimutans genome containing:
- a CDS encoding complex I subunit 4 family protein is translated as MNWLSIIIFLPVVFLVLILLLPARFREWYRYITLGTALLQAGIACIIYMGFDRQAAGADQFQFVEKIPWIHLSLGNLGKLEIDYFLGIDGLSAPLLILSAIVMVAAAISSWEIKDNLKGYFTLFLLMDAAIMGVFCALDFFLFYVFYELMLLPLYFLIGMWGGPRREYAALKFFLYTLFGSVFMLLVIVGLYFSVKDPVSGAYTFNMLHMMNAANFVEGAVFSPDAVHTILGVPARLLGFAVIFIAFAIKVPVVPFHTWLPDAHVEAPTPISIILAGLLLKIGGYGILRLCFGIFPDAAVHFSWFIGMLGVISILYGALNALAMKDLKKMIAYSSVSHMGFVLLGFASFTTEGTSGAVLQMVSHGILSTMLFFLVGVIYNRVHDRFIPNFRGLATHMPSYTAFVMIAFFASLGLPGFSAFIAEAFTLIGTFNSESVNDLLPRWMAIAGSLGILLSAAYFLWTLQRMFFGTTRFKGGPAWSTQLADLRPSEWALLLPMALLSLTLGIFPSLFFDLSNATLAAMVQELYETGLQQLNTLQY